One genomic region from Kamptonema formosum PCC 6407 encodes:
- a CDS encoding GIY-YIG nuclease family protein has protein sequence MNPLSLEPLSGQLTLRLRDRLPDLPGIYFVVGEREQLFYIGQAKNLRKRWAGKSHHRYKQFARKGLDKIIIKYILASVSELNELECKYIKQFNPLLNDGKVKKYLPKTSPRFSELQRLLKLASQPLFPSVIYWSRNGQTIPREPSDLFRGLVAGVYEDHQLHILVLCRQNMGELLWKSSCHRTKKHFYITPEQQILGTCYFFDARQVVFEFVELFDCNLADPFFQYIYPYLLDYEIAGVTLKGLSEPTLLTSYLPKISTSLDNRTKDYLLVVAEKLQPLSASFSLNKELIW, from the coding sequence ATGAATCCACTTAGTTTAGAGCCTTTATCTGGGCAGTTAACCCTACGCCTTCGCGATCGGCTTCCTGACCTCCCAGGAATTTATTTTGTAGTTGGTGAACGCGAACAATTATTCTATATTGGTCAAGCCAAGAACTTACGCAAACGCTGGGCAGGAAAAAGCCATCACCGCTACAAGCAATTTGCTAGAAAAGGATTGGATAAAATAATTATTAAATATATTCTAGCTTCCGTTTCTGAATTGAACGAGTTAGAGTGTAAATATATCAAGCAATTTAATCCCTTACTGAATGATGGCAAAGTTAAGAAATATTTGCCCAAAACCAGTCCCAGGTTTTCTGAGTTGCAACGATTGCTTAAGCTTGCCAGCCAGCCTCTTTTTCCTTCAGTAATATACTGGTCGCGTAATGGACAAACGATTCCCAGAGAGCCCTCAGATTTATTTCGGGGTTTGGTTGCTGGTGTATATGAAGACCACCAGTTACACATTTTAGTTTTGTGTAGGCAAAATATGGGAGAATTGTTATGGAAAAGCTCTTGTCACCGTACAAAAAAACATTTTTACATCACTCCAGAACAACAAATCTTAGGAACTTGTTATTTTTTTGATGCCAGACAAGTTGTTTTTGAGTTTGTGGAGCTATTCGATTGCAATTTGGCCGATCCATTTTTTCAATATATTTATCCATATTTATTAGATTATGAGATAGCAGGCGTGACACTTAAAGGGCTTTCTGAGCCTACATTGCTAACTTCATATTTGCCAAAAATCAGCACAAGCCTAGATAACAGAACCAAAGATTATCTTTTAGTCGTTGCTGAAAAGTTACAACCATTATCTGCTAGTTTCAGCCTTAATAAAGAGTTGATTTGGTAA
- a CDS encoding helix-turn-helix domain-containing protein encodes MSLTIPLEIAAVIRELRQQLGLSQEKLAAKLGVSFRTVNRWENGRAVPSALALKQIEELLHQMSDSSKATVRKLGKELLAQYFEE; translated from the coding sequence ATGTCGTTAACGATACCGTTGGAAATTGCCGCTGTAATCCGTGAGCTTCGGCAGCAACTCGGTCTTTCCCAGGAAAAGTTGGCTGCCAAACTAGGAGTTTCGTTCCGCACCGTCAATCGCTGGGAGAACGGGCGTGCAGTCCCTTCCGCTTTGGCCTTGAAACAGATTGAGGAGTTGCTACACCAGATGAGCGATTCGTCAAAAGCGACAGTACGCAAACTTGGCAAGGAACTGTTAGCCCAGTATTTTGAAGAATAA